In the Pseudomonas orientalis genome, one interval contains:
- the rpsS gene encoding 30S ribosomal protein S19 — protein sequence MPRSLKKGPFIDLHLLKKIEVAAEKNDRKPVKTWSRRSMILPQMVGLTIAVHNGRQHVPVLVNEDMVGHKLGEFAGTRTYRGHVADKKAKR from the coding sequence GTGCCACGTTCTCTGAAAAAAGGTCCTTTTATTGATCTTCACCTACTGAAGAAGATCGAAGTGGCGGCGGAAAAGAACGATCGCAAACCAGTTAAGACCTGGTCGCGTCGTTCGATGATCCTGCCACAAATGGTCGGTCTGACCATCGCAGTACACAACGGTCGTCAACACGTCCCAGTTCTCGTTAACGAAGACATGGTCGGCCACAAACTGGGCGAGTTTGCCGGTACCCGCACTTATCGTGGGCACGTGGCAGATAAGAAAGCCAAGCGTTAA
- the rplB gene encoding 50S ribosomal protein L2, with amino-acid sequence MAIVKCKPTSPGRRFVVKVVNQELHKGAPHAPLLEKKSKTGGRNNNGRITTRHIGGGHKQHYRLVDFRRNDKDGISATVERIEYDPNRTAHIALLLYADGERRYIIAPKGVSAGDQLIAGALAPIKPGNALQLRNIPVGSTVHGIELKPGKGAQIARSAGASAQLIAREGVYVTLRLRSGEMRKVLAECRATLGEVSNSEHSLRSLGKAGAKRWRGVRPTVRGVAMNPVDHPHGGGEGRTSGGRHPVSPWGFPTKGAKTRGNKRTDKMIVRRRK; translated from the coding sequence ATGGCAATCGTTAAATGCAAACCGACTTCCCCTGGCCGCCGTTTTGTGGTCAAGGTGGTCAACCAGGAGCTGCATAAAGGCGCTCCTCACGCACCGCTGCTCGAGAAAAAATCGAAGACTGGTGGTCGTAACAACAATGGTCGTATTACCACTCGTCACATCGGTGGTGGCCATAAGCAGCATTATCGTCTGGTCGATTTCCGTCGCAACGACAAAGATGGCATCTCCGCCACTGTCGAGCGTATTGAATACGATCCAAACCGTACTGCTCACATCGCTCTGCTGCTGTACGCAGATGGCGAGCGTCGCTACATCATCGCCCCTAAAGGCGTGAGCGCTGGCGACCAGCTGATCGCAGGTGCCCTGGCACCGATCAAGCCGGGCAACGCTCTGCAACTGCGCAACATTCCAGTTGGTAGCACCGTACACGGCATCGAATTGAAGCCAGGTAAAGGCGCGCAAATCGCTCGTTCCGCTGGTGCTTCGGCTCAGCTGATCGCTCGTGAAGGTGTCTACGTGACCTTGCGTCTGCGTTCTGGTGAGATGCGTAAAGTATTGGCTGAATGCCGTGCGACCCTGGGCGAAGTCTCGAACTCCGAGCACAGCCTGCGTTCGCTGGGTAAAGCTGGTGCCAAACGCTGGCGTGGCGTTCGCCCAACCGTTCGTGGTGTTGCCATGAACCCGGTTGACCACCCACACGGTGGTGGTGAAGGTCGTACCTCTGGTGGTCGTCATCCGGTATCGCCATGGGGCTTCCCGACTAAGGGCGCGAAGACTCGTGGTAATAAGCGTACCGACAAAATGATCGTCCGTCGTCGCAAGTAA
- the rplW gene encoding 50S ribosomal protein L23 has product MNQERVFKVLLGPHVSEKATVLADKKGQFVFKVATDATKLEIKKAVESLFSVKVERVTTLNVLGKSKRTARGLGKRNDWKKAVISLQPGQDLDFSSSAE; this is encoded by the coding sequence ATGAACCAGGAACGCGTATTTAAAGTTCTGCTTGGCCCGCACGTTTCCGAAAAGGCTACGGTTCTGGCTGACAAGAAAGGCCAGTTCGTTTTCAAGGTTGCAACTGACGCAACCAAGCTGGAAATCAAGAAGGCCGTCGAAAGCCTGTTCAGCGTGAAAGTAGAGCGTGTTACTACCCTGAATGTTCTGGGTAAGAGCAAGCGCACTGCTCGCGGTCTGGGCAAGCGTAATGACTGGAAGAAGGCAGTTATCTCCCTTCAGCCAGGCCAAGATCTCGATTTCAGCAGCAGTGCTGAGTAA
- the rplD gene encoding 50S ribosomal protein L4, with protein sequence MQLNVNDAQAIEVSELTFGGEFNETLVHQAVVAYMAGGRQGSKQQKTRSDVRGGGKRPWRQKGTGRARAGTIRSPIWRGGGTTFAARPQDHSQKLNKKMYRAALRSILAELVRTDRLVVVQDFAVESPKTKELLGKLTNMSLTDVLIVSEAVDQNLYLAARNLPHVDVRDVQGSDPVSLIAYDKVLITVSAVKKFEELLG encoded by the coding sequence ATGCAATTAAATGTAAATGACGCTCAAGCAATCGAAGTTTCCGAACTGACATTTGGCGGCGAATTCAACGAGACGCTGGTTCACCAAGCAGTCGTGGCCTACATGGCCGGCGGCCGTCAAGGTAGCAAGCAGCAAAAGACCCGTTCCGACGTGCGTGGTGGCGGTAAGCGCCCTTGGCGTCAGAAAGGCACTGGCCGTGCTCGTGCCGGTACTATCCGTAGCCCAATCTGGCGTGGCGGCGGTACCACTTTCGCAGCTCGTCCACAGGATCACTCGCAGAAGCTCAACAAGAAGATGTACCGCGCAGCACTGCGCTCCATCCTTGCTGAACTCGTGCGTACCGATCGTCTGGTCGTGGTTCAGGACTTCGCTGTTGAAAGTCCAAAAACCAAAGAACTGCTGGGCAAACTGACCAACATGAGCCTGACCGATGTTTTGATCGTGTCCGAAGCTGTTGATCAGAACCTGTACCTGGCTGCTCGCAACCTGCCACACGTTGATGTACGTGACGTGCAAGGTTCCGATCCAGTTAGTCTGATCGCATACGACAAGGTGTTGATCACCGTGTCGGCCGTGAAGAAATTCGAGGAGCTGCTGGGATGA
- the rplC gene encoding 50S ribosomal protein L3 has protein sequence MTIGVVGRKCGMTRIFTEEGVSIPVTVIEIEPNRVTQFKTEETDGYRAVQVTVGERRASRVTAAQAGHFAKANVAAGRTVMEFRLEDGDYQAGDLINAEIFAAGQLVDVTGQSKGKGFQGTIKRWNFRGQDNTHGNSVSHRVPGSIGQCQTPGRVFKGKKMSGHMGAERVTVQSLEVVRVDAERNLLLVKGAVPGATGGNLVVRPAAKARG, from the coding sequence ATGACTATTGGTGTAGTCGGTCGTAAATGCGGTATGACCCGTATTTTCACCGAAGAAGGTGTCTCCATTCCGGTCACGGTCATTGAGATCGAACCGAATCGCGTCACCCAGTTCAAAACTGAAGAAACCGATGGCTATCGTGCAGTGCAAGTCACTGTCGGCGAGCGTCGTGCTTCGCGCGTGACTGCTGCTCAGGCAGGTCACTTCGCTAAAGCAAACGTTGCAGCGGGTCGCACCGTCATGGAGTTCCGTCTCGAAGACGGCGACTACCAGGCTGGCGATCTGATCAACGCTGAAATCTTCGCCGCTGGTCAACTGGTTGATGTAACCGGTCAGTCCAAGGGTAAAGGCTTCCAGGGTACGATCAAGCGTTGGAATTTCCGTGGCCAAGATAACACTCACGGTAACTCCGTTTCCCACCGCGTCCCGGGCTCTATTGGCCAGTGCCAGACTCCTGGTCGTGTATTCAAGGGCAAAAAAATGTCCGGTCATATGGGCGCTGAGCGCGTGACCGTGCAGTCCCTCGAAGTAGTGCGCGTCGACGCTGAACGCAATCTGTTGTTGGTCAAGGGTGCTGTTCCTGGCGCTACTGGCGGCAACCTGGTTGTACGTCCAGCGGCCAAGGCTCGCGGTTAA
- the rpsJ gene encoding 30S ribosomal protein S10, whose protein sequence is MQNQQIRIRLKAFDHRLIDQSTQEIVETAKRTGAQVRGPIPLPTRKERFTVLVSPHVNKDARDQYEIRTHKRVLDIVQPTDKTVDALMKLDLAAGVEVQISLG, encoded by the coding sequence ATGCAAAATCAGCAAATCCGTATCAGGTTGAAGGCTTTTGACCATCGCCTGATCGACCAATCCACCCAGGAAATCGTGGAAACCGCGAAACGTACTGGTGCTCAAGTGCGTGGTCCAATTCCACTGCCTACCCGTAAAGAGCGGTTCACCGTTCTGGTCTCCCCGCACGTCAACAAAGACGCGCGTGACCAGTACGAGATCCGCACTCATAAGCGCGTACTGGACATCGTCCAGCCAACGGATAAAACCGTTGATGCACTTATGAAGCTTGATCTGGCGGCCGGTGTGGAAGTACAGATCAGCCTCGGCTAA
- the tuf gene encoding elongation factor Tu — translation MAKEKFDRSLPHVNVGTIGHVDHGKTTLTAALTRVCSEVFGSAIVDFDKIDSAPEEKARGITINTAHVEYNSLIRHYAHVDCPGHADYVKNMITGAAQMDGAILVCSAADGPMPQTREHILLSRQVGVPYIVVYLNKADLVDDAELLELVEMEVRDLLSTYDFPGDDTPIIIGSARMALEGKDDNEMGTTSVRKLVETLDSYIPDPVRVIDKPFLMPIEDVFSISGRGTVVTGRIERGIVKVQDPLEIVGLRDTTVTTCTGVEMFRKLLDEGRAGENCGVLLRGTKRDDVERGQVLVKPGSVKPHTKFEAEVYVLSKEEGGRHTPFFKGYRPQFYFRTTDVTGNCELPEGVEMVMPGDNIKMVVTLIKTIAMEDGLRFAIREGGRTVGAGVVAKIIE, via the coding sequence GTGGCTAAAGAAAAATTTGATCGTTCCCTACCGCACGTCAACGTTGGCACCATCGGTCACGTTGACCACGGTAAAACCACTCTGACTGCTGCTCTGACTCGCGTTTGCTCCGAAGTATTCGGTTCCGCAATCGTTGATTTCGATAAAATCGACAGCGCACCGGAAGAGAAAGCTCGTGGTATCACCATCAACACCGCGCACGTTGAATACAACTCGCTGATCCGTCACTACGCTCACGTTGACTGCCCAGGTCACGCTGACTATGTGAAGAACATGATCACCGGTGCTGCCCAGATGGACGGCGCAATCCTGGTTTGCTCGGCCGCTGATGGTCCGATGCCACAAACCCGTGAGCACATCCTGCTGTCCCGTCAGGTTGGCGTTCCGTACATCGTGGTTTACCTGAACAAGGCTGACCTGGTAGACGACGCTGAGCTGCTGGAACTGGTTGAGATGGAAGTGCGCGACCTGCTGAGCACTTACGACTTCCCAGGCGACGACACTCCGATCATCATCGGTTCTGCTCGTATGGCTCTGGAAGGCAAAGACGATAACGAAATGGGCACCACGTCCGTTCGTAAACTGGTTGAGACTCTGGACAGCTACATCCCAGATCCAGTCCGTGTTATCGACAAGCCGTTCCTGATGCCAATCGAAGACGTGTTCTCGATCTCTGGTCGCGGTACTGTTGTGACTGGTCGTATCGAGCGCGGTATCGTCAAGGTTCAAGATCCACTGGAAATCGTTGGTCTGCGTGACACCACCGTCACCACCTGCACCGGTGTTGAAATGTTCCGTAAACTGCTCGACGAAGGTCGTGCTGGCGAGAACTGCGGCGTTCTGCTGCGTGGTACCAAGCGTGACGACGTTGAGCGTGGCCAGGTTCTGGTCAAGCCAGGTTCGGTTAAGCCGCACACCAAGTTCGAAGCTGAAGTGTACGTGCTGAGCAAAGAAGAAGGCGGTCGTCACACTCCGTTCTTCAAAGGCTACCGTCCACAGTTCTACTTCCGTACTACTGACGTGACTGGTAACTGCGAACTGCCGGAAGGCGTAGAAATGGTAATGCCAGGCGACAACATCAAAATGGTTGTCACCCTGATCAAAACCATCGCTATGGAAGACGGTCTGCGTTTCGCAATCCGTGAAGGCGGCCGTACCGTTGGTGCTGGCGTTGTAGCTAAAATCATCGAGTAA
- the fusA gene encoding elongation factor G, giving the protein MARTTPISRYRNIGIVAHVDAGKTTTTERVLFYTGKSHKMGEVHDGAATTDWMVQEQERGITITSAAITAFWKGSEKQYKDEHRFNVIDTPGHVDFTIEVERSLRVLDGAVVVFCGTSGVEPQSETVWRQANKYGVPRLVYVNKMDRAGANFLRVIGQIKQRLGHTPVPIQLAIGSEDNFQGQIDLLTMEAVYWNDADKGMVPVRKPIPAELQELADEWRNNMVEAAAEANEELMNKYLEGEELTNVEIKAALRQRTIAGEIVLAVCGSSFKNKGVPLVLDAVIDYLPAPVDIPAIKGTDPDDETIELERHADDAEPFSALAFKIATDPFVGTLTFVRVYSGVLNSGDGVINSVKGKKERVGRMVQMHANAREEIKEVRAGDIAALIGMKDVTTGETLCNADKPIILVRMDFPEPVISVAVEPKTKDDQEKMGIALGKLAQEDPSFRVKTDEETGQTIISGMGELHLDILVDRMRREFNVEANIGKPQVSYRERITKNCEIEGKFVRQSGGRGQFGHCWIRFAPADEGQEGLQFVNEVVGGVVPKEYIPAIQKGIEEQMKNGVVAGYPLIGLKATVFDGSYHDVDSNEMAFKVAASMATKQLAQKGGGELLEPIMAVEVVTPEDYMGDVMGDLNRRRGMILGMEDTVSGKVIRAEVPLGEMFGYATDVRSMSQGRASYSMEFKKYNTAPAHIAETVSKKQG; this is encoded by the coding sequence ATGGCTCGTACTACTCCGATTAGCCGCTACCGTAACATCGGTATCGTCGCTCACGTGGATGCTGGTAAAACCACCACTACCGAGCGCGTACTGTTTTACACCGGCAAAAGTCACAAGATGGGCGAGGTGCATGACGGCGCCGCGACCACAGACTGGATGGTTCAGGAGCAGGAGCGTGGTATTACCATTACTTCTGCTGCCATTACCGCCTTCTGGAAGGGTTCCGAGAAGCAGTACAAAGATGAGCACCGCTTCAACGTAATCGATACCCCTGGTCACGTAGACTTCACCATTGAAGTTGAGCGTTCCCTGCGCGTACTCGACGGCGCTGTCGTTGTGTTCTGCGGTACCTCGGGTGTTGAGCCGCAGTCGGAAACCGTATGGCGTCAAGCCAACAAATACGGCGTTCCACGTCTTGTTTACGTAAACAAGATGGACCGTGCCGGTGCGAACTTCCTGCGCGTGATCGGTCAGATCAAGCAGCGCTTGGGTCACACCCCGGTGCCAATCCAGTTGGCTATCGGTTCCGAAGATAATTTCCAGGGTCAGATCGATCTGTTGACCATGGAAGCTGTCTACTGGAACGATGCCGACAAAGGTATGGTTCCTGTTCGCAAGCCTATCCCTGCTGAACTGCAGGAACTGGCTGACGAATGGCGCAACAACATGGTTGAAGCTGCGGCCGAAGCCAACGAAGAGCTGATGAACAAGTACCTCGAAGGTGAAGAACTCACCAACGTGGAAATCAAGGCCGCTCTGCGTCAGCGTACTATCGCTGGCGAAATCGTCCTGGCTGTTTGCGGTTCCTCGTTCAAGAACAAGGGCGTTCCCCTGGTTCTCGATGCTGTGATCGACTACCTGCCGGCGCCGGTTGATATTCCTGCCATCAAGGGTACTGACCCGGATGACGAGACTATCGAGCTGGAGCGTCATGCAGACGACGCAGAACCGTTCTCCGCTCTGGCATTTAAAATTGCCACCGACCCATTCGTGGGTACCTTGACCTTCGTCCGCGTTTACTCGGGCGTGTTGAACTCCGGCGACGGCGTGATCAACTCGGTTAAAGGCAAGAAAGAGCGCGTGGGTCGTATGGTGCAAATGCACGCAAACGCCCGTGAAGAGATCAAGGAAGTACGCGCTGGTGACATCGCGGCCTTGATCGGCATGAAGGACGTCACCACTGGTGAAACCTTGTGCAACGCTGACAAGCCAATCATCCTGGTTCGCATGGACTTCCCGGAGCCGGTTATTTCGGTTGCCGTAGAGCCTAAGACCAAGGATGACCAGGAAAAAATGGGTATCGCTCTGGGCAAGCTTGCTCAGGAAGATCCATCTTTCCGCGTCAAGACTGATGAAGAGACTGGTCAAACGATCATCTCCGGCATGGGCGAGCTGCACCTGGACATCCTGGTTGACCGGATGCGCCGTGAGTTCAACGTCGAAGCCAACATCGGTAAGCCTCAGGTTTCCTATCGTGAGCGCATCACGAAGAACTGTGAAATCGAAGGCAAGTTCGTTCGTCAGTCCGGCGGTCGTGGTCAGTTCGGTCACTGCTGGATCCGTTTTGCTCCTGCTGACGAAGGTCAGGAAGGTCTGCAATTCGTGAACGAAGTAGTAGGTGGTGTTGTTCCTAAGGAATACATCCCTGCTATCCAGAAGGGTATCGAAGAGCAGATGAAGAACGGTGTTGTTGCCGGCTATCCGCTGATCGGCCTGAAAGCAACCGTTTTTGACGGTTCTTACCACGACGTCGACTCCAACGAGATGGCGTTTAAGGTGGCTGCCTCCATGGCAACCAAGCAACTGGCCCAGAAGGGCGGTGGTGAGTTGCTTGAGCCAATCATGGCGGTAGAAGTTGTTACACCTGAAGACTATATGGGTGATGTCATGGGCGACCTTAACCGTCGTCGCGGCATGATCTTGGGTATGGAAGACACGGTTTCCGGCAAAGTGATTCGCGCCGAGGTTCCGTTGGGTGAGATGTTCGGTTATGCGACCGACGTTCGCTCCATGTCCCAGGGTCGCGCAAGCTACTCTATGGAATTCAAAAAATACAACACAGCTCCGGCGCACATCGCTGAAACTGTATCCAAAAAACAAGGCTGA
- the rpsG gene encoding 30S ribosomal protein S7, which yields MPRRRVAAKREVLDDPKYGSQILAKFMNHVMESGKKAVAERIVYGALEKVKERKNSDPLEIFEKALDAIAPLVEVKSRRVGGATYQVPVEVRPSRRNALAMRWLVDFARKRGEKSMALRLAGELLDAAEGKGAAVKKREDVHRMAEANKAFSHYRF from the coding sequence ATGCCAAGAAGACGCGTAGCAGCCAAGCGCGAAGTGCTTGACGATCCAAAATACGGAAGCCAAATCCTGGCCAAGTTCATGAACCACGTGATGGAAAGCGGCAAGAAAGCCGTTGCCGAGCGTATCGTTTATGGCGCGCTGGAAAAGGTAAAAGAACGCAAGAACAGCGACCCCCTGGAAATCTTCGAGAAAGCTCTCGACGCCATCGCTCCGCTGGTCGAAGTGAAGTCGCGCCGTGTAGGCGGTGCTACTTACCAGGTTCCGGTTGAAGTTCGTCCGTCCCGTCGTAACGCTCTGGCAATGCGCTGGTTGGTAGACTTCGCCCGTAAGCGCGGCGAGAAGTCTATGGCTCTGCGTTTGGCCGGCGAACTGTTGGACGCTGCTGAAGGTAAAGGTGCTGCTGTTAAGAAGCGTGAAGACGTGCACCGTATGGCTGAAGCCAACAAAGCTTTCTCGCACTACCGCTTCTAA
- the rpsL gene encoding 30S ribosomal protein S12, which produces MATINQLVRQPRKRIVEKSDVPALQNCPQRRGVCTRVYTTTPKKPNSALRKVCRVRLTNGFEVSSYIGGEGHNLQEHSVVLIRGGRVKDLPGVRYHTVRGSLDTSGVKGRNQGRSKYGTKKPK; this is translated from the coding sequence ATGGCAACTATCAACCAGCTGGTACGTCAGCCGCGTAAGCGTATCGTCGAGAAATCCGACGTGCCTGCGCTGCAGAACTGCCCGCAACGTCGTGGCGTATGCACCCGTGTGTATACCACCACGCCGAAAAAACCTAACTCGGCACTGCGTAAAGTATGCCGTGTGCGCCTGACCAACGGTTTCGAGGTTTCCTCGTACATCGGCGGTGAAGGCCACAACCTGCAAGAGCACAGCGTGGTACTGATCCGCGGCGGTCGTGTAAAAGACTTGCCAGGTGTTCGTTACCACACCGTACGCGGCTCCTTGGATACTTCCGGCGTTAAAGGTCGTAACCAGGGTCGTTCGAAGTACGGTACCAAGAAGCCTAAGTAG